A single Candidatus Glassbacteria bacterium DNA region contains:
- a CDS encoding N-acylglucosamine 2-epimerase: TGENRLAAEALLMFDKVVELADNPRLLGRPMLEGRPEVSAMSVPMMLLCAAEQFSRGRDDFPHAERMEGWVAEVMIHADPGRKLVLENVAPDGSHLPGSEGRLMNPGHAIEAGWFVLEYLEARGIEEHRQRALEMIEWSFERGWDNAHGGIYYFLDSENRPPLQLEWQMKLWWPLCEALYGTLLAWSLSGNDKYAGYFERTWDYIADRLIDREHGEWFGYLDRQGAPTHQLKGGPYKCFFHVPRTLMFCIKLLERIEG, from the coding sequence CACCGGTGAGAACCGTCTGGCCGCCGAGGCCCTGCTGATGTTCGACAAGGTGGTGGAGCTGGCCGACAATCCGCGCCTGCTGGGCAGGCCGATGCTGGAGGGACGGCCGGAGGTTTCGGCGATGAGTGTGCCGATGATGCTTCTGTGCGCCGCCGAACAGTTCTCGCGCGGCCGCGATGATTTTCCCCATGCCGAACGCATGGAGGGCTGGGTGGCGGAAGTGATGATCCACGCCGATCCGGGACGGAAGCTGGTGCTGGAAAACGTGGCCCCCGACGGCAGTCACCTGCCGGGCAGCGAGGGACGGCTGATGAATCCCGGTCATGCAATCGAGGCCGGCTGGTTCGTACTGGAGTATCTTGAAGCCCGCGGGATCGAGGAACACCGTCAGAGGGCGCTTGAAATGATCGAATGGTCGTTCGAGCGCGGCTGGGATAACGCTCACGGCGGGATATACTATTTCCTCGACTCCGAAAACCGTCCTCCGCTACAGCTGGAATGGCAGATGAAACTGTGGTGGCCCCTCTGCGAGGCGCTTTACGGAACGCTGCTGGCCTGGAGTCTCAGCGGCAATGACAAATACGCCGGATATTTCGAACGGACCTGGGACTATATCGCTGACCGCCTGATTGACCGGGAACATGGCGAGTGGTTCGGCTACCTGGACCGTCAGGGTGCGCCAACCCACCAGCTCAAAGGCGGTCCCTACAAATGCTTTTTCCACG